The following coding sequences lie in one Gemmatimonadaceae bacterium genomic window:
- a CDS encoding aminotransferase class I/II-fold pyridoxal phosphate-dependent enzyme: MATRVEAQTSMSVSDYDYSSFFYSSSDDPFAILEPYNEWYTRAVQQGYYLFAQAMSTPPQGWVHLTEGLHHRHVKLLNLSSYNYLGLSYRPEVIAAAKAALDQYGLGAAGSPILSGTMDVHVQLEEAIARFKRKEAAMVFPTGYSTNVGMISGLMRPGDWVIADQNAHASIVDGAILSKANVQFFRHNSPAHLEKRLRSTTGKKLVAIEGVYSMDGDVCPLPELVEVAKKYGARIMLDEAHSAFLYGENGRGVAEKFGLEDEVDIHIGTFSKALGGQGGYVAGSKNLYNYLKGFARSRVFSCALSPVVTAGVLRSLEIAQAEPELRTKLWQNVQHIRKALEDEGVDVGDSTSQIIPIMVRNDRRVFELCHQLFRAGLYLQPVIYPAVAKHRSRFRVSISASHTFDQLDEGVSILVRVLREEGILV, encoded by the coding sequence ACAACGAGTGGTACACCCGCGCGGTGCAGCAGGGTTACTATCTGTTCGCACAGGCGATGTCAACGCCGCCGCAAGGTTGGGTGCACCTCACTGAAGGATTGCACCACCGGCACGTCAAGCTCCTGAATCTGTCGTCGTACAACTACCTCGGACTCTCGTATCGTCCCGAGGTGATCGCGGCTGCGAAAGCAGCACTCGATCAATATGGGTTGGGCGCCGCCGGATCGCCGATCTTGAGCGGCACGATGGATGTGCACGTGCAACTCGAGGAAGCCATCGCTCGCTTCAAACGCAAGGAAGCAGCAATGGTGTTCCCCACCGGATACAGCACCAATGTGGGCATGATCTCGGGTCTCATGCGACCCGGTGACTGGGTCATCGCCGACCAGAATGCCCACGCGAGCATCGTCGACGGCGCCATTCTGTCCAAGGCGAACGTCCAGTTCTTCCGCCACAACAGTCCGGCGCACCTCGAGAAAAGGCTGCGCTCGACCACGGGCAAAAAGCTCGTCGCGATCGAAGGCGTGTATTCGATGGACGGCGATGTGTGCCCGCTGCCAGAGCTCGTCGAAGTCGCAAAGAAGTACGGCGCGCGCATCATGCTCGACGAAGCGCACTCCGCGTTCCTCTACGGCGAAAACGGCCGCGGTGTGGCCGAAAAGTTCGGCCTCGAGGATGAAGTCGACATTCACATCGGCACGTTCTCGAAGGCACTCGGCGGACAGGGCGGATATGTCGCCGGTTCGAAAAATCTGTACAATTATCTCAAGGGCTTCGCGCGCTCGCGCGTGTTCTCGTGCGCGCTTTCGCCGGTGGTCACGGCCGGCGTCCTGCGCTCGCTCGAGATAGCGCAGGCAGAACCGGAGCTCCGCACGAAGTTGTGGCAGAACGTGCAGCACATCCGGAAAGCGCTCGAAGATGAGGGCGTGGATGTTGGCGATTCGACGTCGCAGATCATTCCGATCATGGTGCGTAACGATCGCCGCGTCTTCGAGCTGTGCCACCAGCTGTTCCGCGCCGGACTGTATCTGCAGCCGGTGATCTATCCTGCCGTCGCCAAGCATCGGTCGCGCTTCCGCGTGTCGATCTCGGCGTCGCACACCTTCGACCAACTCGACGAGGGCGTGTCCATCCTCGTCCGCGTCCTTCGTGAAGAGGGGATCCTCGTATGA